The Meriones unguiculatus strain TT.TT164.6M chromosome 6, Bangor_MerUng_6.1, whole genome shotgun sequence genome has a window encoding:
- the Mier3 gene encoding mesoderm induction early response protein 3 isoform X1 gives MAEASFGSSSPVGSLSSEDHDFDPTAEMLVHDYDDERTLEEEEMMDEGKNFSSEIEDLEKEGNMPLEDLLAFYGYESTIPAVTNSSANSSPSELADELPDMTLDKEEIAKDLLSGDDEETQSSADDLTPSVTPHETSDFFPRPLRSNTTCDGDKESEIEDVETDSGNSPEDLRKEIMIGLQYQAEIPPYLGKYSGDEKAYESEDQLLWRPDVVLESKVKEYLAETSLRTGNEKVIDRISSGAHTRDNEQALYELLKCNHNIKEAIERYCCNGKASQEGMTAWTEEECRSFEHALMLYGKDFHLIQKNKVRSRTVAECVAFYYMWKKSERYDYFAQQTKFGKKRYNHHPGVTDYMDRLVDETESLGGTVSSSALTSNRPEPIPDQPLNILSSFTASDLTALTNSVATVCNRTDVNCLDDSFPPLGNTPRGQVSHVPAVTEELLTLPSNGESDCFNLFETGFYHSELNPMCSEESERPAKRLKMGIAVPESFMNEVSVNNLGVDFENHTHHITSAKMAVSVADFGSLSANETNGFISAHTLHQHAALHSE, from the exons ATGGCGGAG gctTCTTTTGGAAGTTCGAGCCCAG TTGGGTCTTTGTCTTCTGAGGATCATGATTTTGACCCCACTGCTGAGATGTTGGTCCATGACTATGATGATGAAAGAACTCTTGAAGAAGAGGAAATGATGGATGAGGGTAAAAACTTCAGTTCTGAAATTGAAGACTTAGAAAAG GAAGGAAATATGCCTCTGGAAGACTTACTGGCATTCTACGGCTATGAATCCACAATTCCAGCTGTTACAAACTCCAGTGCAAACAGCTCCCCAAGTGAACTTGCAGATGAACTACCAGATATGACTCTAGACAAA GAGGAAATAGCAAAAGACCTGCTCTCCGGTGATGACGAGGAAACCCAGTCTTCCGCAGACGATCTGACACCGTCAGTGACTCCTCACGAGACCTCTGACTTCTTCCCTCGGCCTTTGCGAT CAAATACTACATGTGATGGAGATAAAGAATCAGAGATTGAAGACGTTGAAACAGACAGTGGTAACTCACCAGAAGATTTGAGAAAG GAAATAATGATTGGTTTACAGTATCAGGCAGAAATACCCCCTTATCTTGGCAAGTACAGTGGTGATGAGAAAG CTTATGAAAGTGAAGACCAGTTACTGTGGCGTCCTGATGTGGTTTTGGAGAGCAAAGTGAAGGAGTATCTTGCTGAGACCTCGTTAAGAACTGGAAATGAAAAAGTCATAGATAGAATTTCTTCAGGCGCGCACACCAGGGATAACGAACAG GCACTATATGAACTTCTCAAGTGTAACCATAATATAAAGGAAGCAATTGAAAGGTACTGCTGTAATGGAAAGGCATCTcaag aAGGAATGACGGCATGGACAGAGGAAGAATGCCGAAGTTTTGAACATGCACTCATGCTCTATGGGAAAGATTTTCATCTTATTCAGAAAAATAAG GTGAGATCTAGAACCGTTGCTGAGTGTGTAGCCTTCTACTACATGTGGAAGAAATCAGAACGCTATGATTACTTTGCTCAACAGACAAAATTTGGAAAGAAACGCTATAACCATCACCCTGGAGTTAC GGACTATATGGATCGTCTTGTAGATGAAACAGAATCTCTGGGTGGTACAGTCAGCTCCTCAGCCTTAACTTCTAACCGGCCCGAGCCCATTCCTGATCAGCCACTGAACATCCTTAGCTCCTTCACTGCCAGTGACTTGACAG ctttgACCAACAGTGTAGCAACTGTCTGCAACCGCACAGATGTGAATTGTCTGGATGATAGCTTTCCTCCGCTGGGAAACACACCCCGTGGACAAGTCAGTCATGTGCCTGCCGTAACAGAAGAGCTGCTCACCCTGCCCAGCAATGGCGAAAGTGATTGCTTTAATTTATTTGAGACTGGATTTTATCACTCAGAGCTAAACCCTATGTGCAGCGAAGAATCGGAAAGACCAGCAAAGAGATTGAAAATGGGCATTGCTGTCCCTGAATCCTTTATGAATGAGGTGTCTGTAAATAACTTGGGTGTAGACTTTGAAAATCATACACATCACATCACCAGTGCCAAAATGGCTGTCTCTGTGGCTGACTTTGGCAGTTTGTCTGCCAACGAAACAAATGGATTCATCAGTGCCCACACTCTGCACCAGCACGCTGCCCTTCATTCAGAGTGA
- the Mier3 gene encoding mesoderm induction early response protein 3 isoform X2, with the protein MLVHDYDDERTLEEEEMMDEGKNFSSEIEDLEKEGNMPLEDLLAFYGYESTIPAVTNSSANSSPSELADELPDMTLDKEEIAKDLLSGDDEETQSSADDLTPSVTPHETSDFFPRPLRSNTTCDGDKESEIEDVETDSGNSPEDLRKEIMIGLQYQAEIPPYLGKYSGDEKAYESEDQLLWRPDVVLESKVKEYLAETSLRTGNEKVIDRISSGAHTRDNEQALYELLKCNHNIKEAIERYCCNGKASQEGMTAWTEEECRSFEHALMLYGKDFHLIQKNKVRSRTVAECVAFYYMWKKSERYDYFAQQTKFGKKRYNHHPGVTDYMDRLVDETESLGGTVSSSALTSNRPEPIPDQPLNILSSFTASDLTALTNSVATVCNRTDVNCLDDSFPPLGNTPRGQVSHVPAVTEELLTLPSNGESDCFNLFETGFYHSELNPMCSEESERPAKRLKMGIAVPESFMNEVSVNNLGVDFENHTHHITSAKMAVSVADFGSLSANETNGFISAHTLHQHAALHSE; encoded by the exons ATGTTGGTCCATGACTATGATGATGAAAGAACTCTTGAAGAAGAGGAAATGATGGATGAGGGTAAAAACTTCAGTTCTGAAATTGAAGACTTAGAAAAG GAAGGAAATATGCCTCTGGAAGACTTACTGGCATTCTACGGCTATGAATCCACAATTCCAGCTGTTACAAACTCCAGTGCAAACAGCTCCCCAAGTGAACTTGCAGATGAACTACCAGATATGACTCTAGACAAA GAGGAAATAGCAAAAGACCTGCTCTCCGGTGATGACGAGGAAACCCAGTCTTCCGCAGACGATCTGACACCGTCAGTGACTCCTCACGAGACCTCTGACTTCTTCCCTCGGCCTTTGCGAT CAAATACTACATGTGATGGAGATAAAGAATCAGAGATTGAAGACGTTGAAACAGACAGTGGTAACTCACCAGAAGATTTGAGAAAG GAAATAATGATTGGTTTACAGTATCAGGCAGAAATACCCCCTTATCTTGGCAAGTACAGTGGTGATGAGAAAG CTTATGAAAGTGAAGACCAGTTACTGTGGCGTCCTGATGTGGTTTTGGAGAGCAAAGTGAAGGAGTATCTTGCTGAGACCTCGTTAAGAACTGGAAATGAAAAAGTCATAGATAGAATTTCTTCAGGCGCGCACACCAGGGATAACGAACAG GCACTATATGAACTTCTCAAGTGTAACCATAATATAAAGGAAGCAATTGAAAGGTACTGCTGTAATGGAAAGGCATCTcaag aAGGAATGACGGCATGGACAGAGGAAGAATGCCGAAGTTTTGAACATGCACTCATGCTCTATGGGAAAGATTTTCATCTTATTCAGAAAAATAAG GTGAGATCTAGAACCGTTGCTGAGTGTGTAGCCTTCTACTACATGTGGAAGAAATCAGAACGCTATGATTACTTTGCTCAACAGACAAAATTTGGAAAGAAACGCTATAACCATCACCCTGGAGTTAC GGACTATATGGATCGTCTTGTAGATGAAACAGAATCTCTGGGTGGTACAGTCAGCTCCTCAGCCTTAACTTCTAACCGGCCCGAGCCCATTCCTGATCAGCCACTGAACATCCTTAGCTCCTTCACTGCCAGTGACTTGACAG ctttgACCAACAGTGTAGCAACTGTCTGCAACCGCACAGATGTGAATTGTCTGGATGATAGCTTTCCTCCGCTGGGAAACACACCCCGTGGACAAGTCAGTCATGTGCCTGCCGTAACAGAAGAGCTGCTCACCCTGCCCAGCAATGGCGAAAGTGATTGCTTTAATTTATTTGAGACTGGATTTTATCACTCAGAGCTAAACCCTATGTGCAGCGAAGAATCGGAAAGACCAGCAAAGAGATTGAAAATGGGCATTGCTGTCCCTGAATCCTTTATGAATGAGGTGTCTGTAAATAACTTGGGTGTAGACTTTGAAAATCATACACATCACATCACCAGTGCCAAAATGGCTGTCTCTGTGGCTGACTTTGGCAGTTTGTCTGCCAACGAAACAAATGGATTCATCAGTGCCCACACTCTGCACCAGCACGCTGCCCTTCATTCAGAGTGA